One genomic window of Arachis hypogaea cultivar Tifrunner chromosome 8, arahy.Tifrunner.gnm2.J5K5, whole genome shotgun sequence includes the following:
- the LOC140174731 gene encoding uncharacterized protein: MALPSEIPASAIVNPRTTINTIAFKLDENNFVPWRRQALAFIKSNKLKEHLDPRKVPRRYGFEQDRLTNTETKEFEAWEQEDQFLVSWFFASMDPEFTHQLAECEFAYEIWFKLEDYFVKRMKSKVKHLKTQIKTIKLQRSVIEYMSRIKKVTNSLSALGAPLTSEKFVEVVAQGLNEDYSAFITMINSKADEITESEVEALLVGQEELVERFKKNVLGTMHVNLAQGYSSHHKGYKCLSPSGKLYVSRHVLFDESEFPYQSLFFNQTPKLKSVVPHLQTITSAPLHLIPSHTIVQQNHLNAQATSPISTSNTTSPLIHETPVPNSDANLHRQILDPAQQSLSQPSSPSSTPLAQPESSANISAAHNCQLTDDTAMTTSTSVFPSSNAGLAEQLERGHVALPTTAPTRTHPMVTRSQVGIFKPKLFTALVSDNVVDLTQVEPSSVSHQQLNQLDVAGYFASKDSHMGQFRSTKRGWRVRQFDFNNAFLNGDLHEKVYMVQPEGYVLGSGLVCKLEKALYGLKQLQEPAYVDDILMTGTNQTEVDGLIQQLNKVFTLKDLGEMNFFLGIEVERTKADILVLKQSKYVKDLLKRAEMLEARPVTTPMASTLKLDTIGTTFDKPFLYRSIVGGLQYATITRPDIAFSVNKVSQFMHAPLEQHWKAVKRILRYLAGTIEFGLEIHRSSDFRILAFYDSDWAADPVDRRSTTGYCIFLGVNLINWSSRKQTAVARSSAEAEFRALADAMTDTMWLQKLLHEMHIPAGLPPTLFCDNQSTVLMSQNPILHSRSKHFEIDLHFVRHRVEDKQAYVVHIPSQDQIADVLTKPVSHDAFLKIRCKLRLVDQAKLKLRGNVEDK, encoded by the exons ATGGCACTACCAAGTGAAATTCCAGCTTCCGCAATTGTGAACCCTAGAACAACGATCAACACCATCGCGTTCAAGCTCGATGAAAACAACTTCGTTCCATGGAGACGTCAAGCACTGGCCTTCATAAAATCGAATAAACTCAAGGAGCATCTCGATCCAAGAAAAGTACCGAGGAGATATGGATTTGAACAAGATCGATTGACAAACACTGAAACGAAGGAGTTTGAAGCTTGGGAGCAAGAGGATCAATTCTTAGTCTCGTGGTTCTTTGCCTCAATGGATCCAGAATTTACTCATCAGTTGGCTGAGTGTGAATTTGCTTATGAGATCTGGTTCAAACTGGAAGATTATTTTGTAAAAAGGATGAAATCAAAAGTAAAGCACCTGAAAACACAAATTAAGACCATCAAACTTCAAAGATCTGTAATTGAATATATGTCCAGGATAAAAAAGGTAACAAACTCACTTTCTGCATTAGGTGCACCTCTTACTAGTGAGAAATTTGTCGAAGTAGTAGCTCAAGGCTTAAATGAGGATTACAGTGCTTTTATTACTATGATAAATTCAAAGGCTGATGAAATAACTGAGAGTGAGGTGGAGGCATTATTAGTAGGACAAGAAGAATTAGTTGAGAGATTTAAAAAGAATGTACTTGGCACTATGCATGTAAATTTGGCTCAAG GTTACTCCTCTCATCATAAAGGGTACAAATGTCTCTCACCTTCCGGCAAACTCTACGTTTCTAGACATGTCTTATTTGATGAATCCGAGTTTCCTTATCAATCTCTCTTCTTCAATCAAACTCCAAAACTGAAATCTGTTGTCCCACACCTCCAAACTATCACATCTGCACCATTGCACCTCATTCCATCCCACACTATTGTCCAACAAAACCATCTCAATGCCCAAGCCACATCTCCAATTAGTACTTCCAACACCACTAGCCCTCTCATACATGAAACACCTGTTCCTAACTCAGATGCCAATTTACACCGTCAAATACTAGACCCTGCACAACAATCCCTTTCCCAACCATCTTCACCGTCCTCCACACCCTTAGCTCAACCTGAGTCTTCTGCCAATATTAGTGCTGCTCATAACTGTCAATTAACTGATGATACTGCTATGACTACTTCTACTTCTGTGTTTCCCTCAAGTAATGCAGGGTTAGCTGAGCAGCTAGAAAGAGGACATGTAGCTCTGCCCACTACAGCGCCTACTCGAACGCATCCTATGGTTACTAGAAGTCAGGTTGGAATTTTTAAGCCGAAACTGTTCACTGCACTGGTTTCGGATAATGTTGTAGACCTCACACAAGTTGAACCTTCTTCAGTG AGTCACCAACAGTTGAACCAATTGGATGTCGCTGGGTATTTCGCATCAAAAGACAGCCATATGGGACAATTCAGAAGTACAAAGCGAG GATGGAGAGTGAGGCAGTTTGATTTCAACAACGCATTTCTCAATGGAGATTTACATGAGAAAGTGTACATGGTGCAACCTGAGGGTTATGTACTTGGTTCTGGCCTTGTGTGCAAATTGGAAAAGGCCCTATATGGCTTAAAACAGCTCCAAGAGCCTG CATATGTTGATGACATACTGATGACTGGCACTAATCAAACTGAAGTTGATGGTCTGATCCAACAATTAAATAAAGTGTTCACTCTAAAAGACTTGGGGGAAATGAATTTTTTCcttggaattgaagttgaaagaacTAAAGCTGATATTCTAGTGCTAAAACAGTCTAAATATGTCAAGGATCTGTTAAAGAGAGCTGAGATGTTAGAGGCTAGACCCGTTACCACACCAATGGCTAGTACCTTAAAGCTTGATACAATAGGTACAACATTTGATAAGCCCTTTTTGTACAGATCCATAGTGGGTGGGCTGCAATACGCCACCATCACTAGGCCTGATATTGCCTTCTCCGTGAACAAAGTGTCCCAATTCATGCATGCTCCCCTGGAACAGCATTGGAAGGCAGTAAAGAGAATCCTTCGCTACCTGGCCGGGACAATTGAGTTTGGGCTTGAAATTCACAGAAGCAGCGACTTCAGAATCTTAGCATTTTATGACTCAGATTGGGCAGCAGATCCTGTGGATAGACGATCAACAACAGGGTATTGTATATTCCTTGGGGTGAATCTCATAAATTGGTCAAGCAGGAAGCAAACGGCTGTAGCCAGATCAAGCGCCGAGGCTGAGTTTAGAGCCCTGGCTGATGCCATGACAGACACTATGTGGCTGCAGAAACTCCTCCATGAAATGCACATACCGGCTGGACTTCCTCCAACATTGTTTTGTGACAATCAAAGCACAGTGCTCATGAGTCAGAATCCAATTCTGCACAGTCGATCGAAACATTTTGAAATTGATCTCCACTTTGTTCGACATAGAGTTGAGGACAAGCAGGCATATGTAGTCCATATTCCATCTCAAGATCAAATTGCAGATGTTCTTACCAAGCCAGTGAGTCATGATGCCTTCTTGAAGATTAGATGCAAACTAAGACTAGTTGACCAAGCCAAGCTCAAGTTGAGGGGGAATGTTGAGGATAAATAA